One Glycine max cultivar Williams 82 chromosome 4, Glycine_max_v4.0, whole genome shotgun sequence DNA segment encodes these proteins:
- the LOC100816993 gene encoding uncharacterized protein LOC100816993 yields the protein MGAERFSHDHAPLILGLQPSALVDNVATVDWSLLHRIPGERGGSIPVQIEELESILREVKSKSHDDIKTLAGGSVANTIRGLSRGFGISTGIIGAYGDDHQGQLFLTNMTFNSVDLSRLRQKKGHTAQCVCLVDDMGNRTMRPCLSNAVKVQAQELVKEDFKGSKWLVLRYAVLNLEVIQAAIHLAKQEGLLVSLDLASFEMVRNFKLPLLKLLESGNIDLCFANEDEAAELLRDEQKDDPIAAVEFLSKYCQWAVVTLGANGCIAKHGKEMIQVPAIGETKATDATGAGDLFASGFLYGVVKGLSLEECCKVGTCSGGSVIRSLGGEVTLENWQWMYKQMQINGLPTPSGLCK from the exons ATGGGAGCGGAGAGGTTTTCCCACGACCATGCTCCCTTGATTCTGGGTCTCCAGCCATCCGCCCTGGTCGACAACGTTGCCACCGTCGATTGGTCCTTGCTCCATCGCATTCCCGGCGAGCGCGGTGGCTCCATCCCT GTCCAAATTGAAGAACTGGAATCCATACTGAGAGAGGTTAAATCCAAATCCCACGATGACATCAAAACTCTCGCTGGTGGCAGCGTTGCCAACACAATTCGCGGTCTCAGTCGCGGTTTTGGAATTTCCACCGGAATTATTGGAGCTTATGGAGATGACCACCAAGGCCAGCTTTTTCTCACCAACATGACCTTCAACTCTGTCGACCTCTCAAGACTCCGTCAAAAGAAAGGACACACTGCACAG TGTGTTTGCTTGGTAGATGACATGGGTAACCGTACAATGCGGCCCTGTCTCTCAAATGCTGTCAAAGTTCAG GCACAAGAATTGGTGAAAGAGGATTTCAAGGGCTCCAAG TGGTTGGTATTGAGATATGCGGTACTCAACTTGGAGGTTATTCAAGCAGCAATTCATTTAGCCAAACAGGAAGGCCTTCTTGTTTCCTTGGATTTGGCCAGTTTTgag ATGGTGAGGAACTTTAAACTACCGCTTCTCAAGCTACTGGAATCTGGGAACATAGACCTCTGCTTTGCCAATGAGGATGAAGCAGCTGAACTTTTAAG GGATGAACAGAAAGATGATCCTATAGCTGCTGTAGAATTTCTTTCCAAATACTGCCAATGGGCTGTTGTAACATTGGGTGCTAATGGGTGCATTGCCAAACATGGAAAGGAG ATGATACAAGTCCCGGCCATTGGGGAAACAAAGGCAACCGATGCTACAGGAGCAGGGGACCTTTTTGCAAGTGGATTTTTGTATGGAGTGGTCAAGGGTTTGTCACTAGAAGAATGCTGCAAAGTAGGCACATGCAGTGGTGGATCTGTTATCCGGTCTCTTGGTGGTGAGGTAACGTTGGAGAATTGGCAATGGATGTACAAGCAGATGCAGATAAACGGTCTGCCCACGCCTTCCGGTTTATGCAAATGA